In Leguminivora glycinivorella isolate SPB_JAAS2020 chromosome 11, LegGlyc_1.1, whole genome shotgun sequence, a single window of DNA contains:
- the LOC125231487 gene encoding uncharacterized protein LOC125231487 encodes MAAWDVTEDFEYVVTKKEAPRICFGTGLAREVLPTEGPCMSPFMRLLTQKGRPNLGPGSYDDDRDAFYDLTHRIYSKYGLGPRASRFATRHEYQPPPREPPPRKPIPQNCAPFNQTGQRKGIFKANPYPSPCDYCPEFKKRQIKFAYSFSGKKVLRCPVMIKCVPYNLDACGYCGCSCSAQGDYWQFENRIFLCRDHYSQLFKHCLSKFQGAKLADFKSVRDCFFAHAHNSCLAALKIMTNEEIQKKLRKEAYLDLYFPQRRFCEVANG; translated from the exons ATGGCAGCGTGGGATGTAACTGAAG ATTTCGAATATGTGGTGACGAAAAAGGAGGCTCCACGCATATGCTTTGGAACCGGATTGGCCCGAGAAGTTCTCCCCACGGAAGGACCATGTATGAGTCCTTTCATGAGGCTTTTGACGCAAAAAGGAAGACCCAACTTAGGCCCGGGGAGTTATGATGACGACCGCGATGCTTTCTACGATTTAACTCATAGG atttacaGCAAATACGGTCTCGGACCAAGAGCTTCACGGTTCGCAACAAGACACGAATACCAGCCACCTCCACGAGAACCACCACCTAGAAAACCTATTCCTCAGAACTGTGCTCCATTCAACCAAACCGGACAGAGAAAGGGAATCTTCAAAGCTAATCCTTATCCCTC ACCTTGCGATTACTGTCCGGAATTTAAGAAGAGACAGATCAAATTTGCGTACAGTTTCTCTGGGAAAAAAGTTTTACGCTGCCCTGTAATG ATTAAATGTGTTCCCTATAACTTGGATGCCTGCGGATATTGCGGTTGCTCGTGTTCTGCCCAAGGGGACTATTGGCAGTTTGAAAACCGAATCTTCCTCTGCAGAGATCATTATTCACAGTTGTTCAAACATTGTCTATCCAAGTTCCAAGGTGCTAAGTTGGCAGATTTTAAG TCTGTACGAGATTGTTTCTTTGCCCATGCACATAACAGCTGCCTAGCAGCTTTGAAAATAATGACAAATGAAGAAATACAGAAAAAGCTGAGAAAGGAAGCTTACCTCGATCTTTACTTTCCACAGCGGCGTTTCTGCGAAGTGGCGAACGGCTGA
- the LOC125231472 gene encoding 2-phosphoxylose phosphatase 1 isoform X2 → MPLTIVNKSKMIAEIMKFSFHHRAFYCYVGMSIWICFLITAMVDSDTWLLQGVLVVTRHGDRGPLTHLHGGDKLPCDTPPPSPLLKTYEEWVSNTSSAGRAWWVAGPGPFHNFPALPPRAATRCALGQLTPQGLLQMLTVGNILKEAYGEKLGLENSDPTGKRDTGDVIMYSTRYRRTFQSLAGLAWGLAGSNAGARLAKARESHSVAFCFRECACAAHHALNKKISIQAKHRLDNHPALKELVTKLSTVLFESQEHPDPDVVRDGALAHMCHDTTLPCVRRPEKQKISLKKLRQDTVPGKKLLEYEVSMDKKYESDTSNENGSSESLNRDSRLEKDKPNVKRHKMVNDDILLQRNLQEATNNNNIESDKMKQQTKKNTSETNIFEDHNVLDKDDTLEQHKHNVKGREVIRKDLSEKYLLDIENDNDKNPLKNQKETVPKRNLLDIDIDTLNMELDYINNQLDFNNEIGRKARDIIGKYYDTKDKQKAPLDFDAQMEREKLLYYQQRYMDNADAYDDVVIVKKNLDADFNFPNDARMDTDFDEEYKEPTPEITEEFCIRKDHITSLFAYLEWSYRQEIKNIHNRKRGLLLAYGLMHNIVQNMIKMISENKPKIVIYSGHDKTLQPLILALGLTNYQHYNVNYASRMIFEVYRKKDLRDEFKFTKRKAVAQDFYFRVVYNGEDVTNKLSFCKNKQSIVMKVADPIDDMKTYNTYLCPIENVVRFIHDDYFAIFNVTNFKDACATYGNLKRV, encoded by the exons ATGCCGCTTACAATTGTAAACAAAAGTAAAATGATTGCTGAAATCATGAAATTTTCGTTTCACCACAGAGCATTTTACTGCTATGTTGGAATGAGTATATGGATCTGTTTTTTAATAACGG CCATGGTGGACAGTGATACTTGGCTTCTGCAAGGAGTGCTTGTGGTCACAAGACACGGTGACCGAGGACCCCTCACACATCTGCACGGGGGTGACAAACTGCCCTGTGACACCCCACCGCCATCTCCATTGCTGAAGAC GTATGAAGAATGGGTGTCAAACACGAGCTCGGCCGGGCGCGCGTGGTGGGTGGCGGGGCCGGGGCCCTTCCACAACTTCCCCGCGCTGCCGCCGCGCGCCGCCACGCGCTGTGCGCTCGGACAGCTCACGCCGCAAGGACTGCTGCAGATGCTGACTGTCG GCAATATTTTGAAAGAGGCTTATGGAGAAAAACTTGGGCTAGAAAATTCGGATCCAACGGGAAAACGAGACACTG gaGACGTTATAATGTACAGCACGCGATACCGCCGAACCTTCCAATCTCTAGCAGGACTCGCCTGGGGCCTAGCCGGTTCCAATGCGGGCGCTCGACTCGCGAAAGCGAGAGAGAGTCATAGCGTCGCCTTCTGCTTTCGAGAATGTGCTTGCGCGGCTCACCACGCGCTCAACAA AAAAATCAGCATCCAAGCTAAACACCGCCTAGACAACCACCCCGCACTCAAAGAGCTGGTCACCAAACTATCCACAGTCCTCTTCGAGTCGCAGGAGCACCCGGACCCCGACGTGGTCCGCGACGGCGCGCTGGCGCACATGTGCCACGACACAACACTGCCCTGCGTCAGGCGGCCCGAGAAACAGAAGATCAGCTTGAAGAAGCTGAGGCAGGATACCGTGCCGGGGAAGAAACTGCTGGAGTATGAGGTAagtatggataaaaaatatgaaagtgaTACATCTAACGAAAATGGAAGCAGCGAAAGTCTTAACAGGGATAGTAGattagagaaagataaaccaAATGTGAAAAGACATAAAATGGTTAATGACGATATCTTACTTCAAAGAAATTTACAAGAGGCAACTAATAACAATAACATTGAATCTGATAAAATGAAACAACAGACGAAAAAAAATACATCTGAAACTAACATATTTGAAGACCATAATGTTCTTGACAAGGACGATACATTAGAACAACATAAACATAATGTTAAAGGGCGTGAAGTGATCCGTAAAGATTTATCTGAAAAGTATTTGCTTGATATTGAAAACGATAATGATAAAAATCCCTTGAAAAATCAGAAAGAAACTGTGCCTAAAAGGAATTTATTAGACATAGATATAGACACTCTTAACATGGAATTGGATTACATTAACAACCAATTAGATTTCAATAATGAGATAGGACGAAAAGCTAGAGATATCATCGGTAAATATTACGATACTAAAGATAAGCAGAAGGCTCCTTTAGATTTCGATGCTCAAATGGAAAGAGAGAAGCTACTATACTATCAGCAGAGATACATGGATAATGCTGATGCATATGACGATGTTGTTATTGTTAAAAAGAATTTGGACGCAGACTTTAATTTTCCAAATGACGCTCGTATGGATACAGATTTCGATGAAGAATATAAAGAACCTACGCCAGAAATAACAGAAGAATTTTGTATAAGAAAGGACCACATTACTTCTCTATTCGCGTATTTAGAATGGAGCTACAGACAAGAaatcaaaaatatacataacagAAAACGAGGCTTGCTTTTAGCGTACGGCTTAATGCACAACATAGTGCAAAATATGATTAAAATGATCTCAGAGAATAAACCTAAAATAGTCATTTACTCAGGACATGATAAAACTCTGCAACCATTGATTTTAGCACTTGGACTCACAAATTATCAACACTACAATGTAAATTATGCCTCAAGAATGATATTCGAAGTTTACAGAAAGAAAGATTTGCGCGACGAATTCAAATTCACGAAGAGGAAAGCCGTTGCGCAAGATTTTTACTTTCGAGTCGTTTACAACGGGGAAGACGTTACTAACAAGTTAAGTTTTTGCAAAAATAAGCAGAGTATAGTGATGAAAGTAGCGGACCCGATAGACGATATGAAGACGTATAATACTTACCTATGTCCAATAGAAAACGTTGTTAGATTTATACATGACGATTATTTCGCTATTTTTAACGTGACCAACTTCAAGGATGCTTGTGCGACCTATGGGAATCTCAAGCGTGTTTAG
- the LOC125231473 gene encoding LOW QUALITY PROTEIN: X-ray repair cross-complementing protein 5-like (The sequence of the model RefSeq protein was modified relative to this genomic sequence to represent the inferred CDS: deleted 2 bases in 1 codon), producing MAPKVDQGTIIILDVGRNVSLPEDNKKLAPAEENKNFFLKAKECAARIIERKIMTQANNFVGVTLLGSKKTNNTMAEEVEGAFRHIDVLYQLQTPTWQMIRDLPKEPTKSRGDWFDALIVAADQFKKEMERAKIVNKKIILMTNFQSPAKINDDQIEMVVNGFKEENFEVDVIGLDLTDENHKGDDIDLARHFVEVTKGATATFDYVMRYLLFYKKKATSTAWHWNAELTIGPNIKIPISAFVKTKDEPVIKPWKKAIRDPVTSTSSTTEGVMRNKVLVNTENYSTVEPVDIVKGYHYGQQIIPLSEFDKSMLYEPGEKSLSVYGFTHADNIQWQSLNGDGLQYIFGRISDKKAQYAITCLTESLHELNLVGIVRRVYNNGNAPKMFVIMPVIDPKEDCLCLSMAGICFKEDIKNMAFPQTKFKKFACSDEQVNAFKDLIQAMDLTSAYDDTFDDAEAFPIAETVSPTIQYVLDCIAYRAMNPGKPLPEPRDDIMMLFRIPPLIEERSRDPINKLKQLFQLKKVEEKPKRRIKAQGRNDATILNQSVNPDQSNGDSDMPKVQLPIMNNKGSVRIGTIDPIDDFQTLTNNGKTLSDLAPDMTDAIESLIYCNLDGNYSKALGAMAFFRHECVKVDPSPYNTWLLTFKNALTSRNNIDVINKINEKKLGLILKEENPSSAYDAENSHEDSQLYENDTVPDDTELSIRPEINDLYAEMI from the exons ATGGCGCCGAAGGTAGATCAAGGTACTATCATTATCCTAGACGTCGGCAGAAATGTATCATTACCAGAAGATAATAAAAAG TTGGCTCCTGcagaagaaaataaaaatttctTTCTGAAAGCCAAAGAATGCGCTGCTCGTATAATAGAGCGCAAGATAATGACCCAGGCTAATAACTTTGTGGGTGTCACATTACTAGGGTCAAAGAAAACCAACAACACTATGGCTGAAGAAGTTGAGGGAGCTTTTAGGCACATTGATGTTCTATACCAACTGCAAACCCCTACATGGCAAATGATAAGAGATCTTCCAAAGGAG CCAACAAAGAGCAGAGGTGATTGGTTTGATGCCTTGATTGTGGCTGCCGATCAATTCAAGAAGGAAATGGAGCGAGCTAAGATTGTGAACAAGAAGATTATTCTGATGACTAACTTCCAATCACCTGCCAAAATAAATGATGACCAGATTGAAATG GTTGTAAATGGTTTCAAGGAGGAGAATTTTGAAGTGGATGTTATTGGTCTTGATCTTACTGATGAAAATCATAAAGGGGATGACATTGACTTGGCACGTCATTTTGTAGAAGTGACCAAAGGTGCTACAGCTACATTTGATTATGTCATGAGATATTTACTCTTTTATAAAAAGAAGGCTACCAGTACCGCATGGCATTGGAATGCAGAGTTGACTATTGGCCCTAACATTAAAATTCCTATCTCTGCATTTGTCAAAACAAAAGATGAGCCTGTAATAAAGCCTTGGAAGAAAGCCATCAGAGATCCTGTCACATCTACTTCTAGCACTACTGAAGGGGTAATGAGAAACAAAGTTTTGGTAAACACTGAAAACTATAGCACAGTAGAACCTGTAGATATTGTAAAAGGTTACCATTATGGCCAGCAAATAATTCCACTGTCTGAATTTGATAAATCTATGCTCTATGAGCCTGGGGAGAAGTCTTTGTCAGTTTATGGGTTTACTCATGCTGATAATATTCAATGGCAAAGTCTTAATGGTGATGGCTTGCAATATATATTTGGAAGGATATCAGACAAAAAGGCCCAGTATGCAATAACATGCCTGACAGAGAGCCTGCATGAGTTAAATTTAGTTGGTATTGTGAGAAGAGTATATAATAATGGAAATGCCCCTAAGATGTTTGTTATAATGCCAGTGATAGATCCAAAAGAAGACTGTCTTTGTTTATCTATGGCAGGAATTTGTTTTAAAGAAGATATTAAGAATATGGCATTTccacaaacaaaatttaagaaaTTTGCCTGTTCTGATGAGCAAGTTAATGCTTTCAAAGATCTTATTCAAGCCATGGATTTAACTTCAGCCTATGATGACACCTTTGATGATGCTGAAGCTTTTCCAATTGCAGAAACTGTCAGTCCTACCATTCAGTATGTTCTTGACTGTATTGCATACAGAGCAATGAACCCAGGCAAGCCTCTACCGGAGCCTAGAGATGACATTATGATGTTGTTTAGAATACCTCCTTTGATTGAGGAAAGATCTAGGGATCCCATAAATAAACTGAAACAGTTATTCCAATTGAAGAAAGTTGAAGAAAAACCAAAAAGAAGAATTAAGGCCCAGGGAAGAAATGATGCTACTATACTGAACCAATCTGTTAATCCAGATCAATCAAATGGTGACTCTGATATGCCCAAAGTCCAACTGcctataatgaataataaaggTTCAGTACGAATTGGCACAATCGACCCTATTGATGATTTCCAAACACTGAcaaataatggcaaaacttTGTCGGATCTTGCTCCAGACATGACAGATGCTATAGAAAGCCTTATATACTGTAATTTGGATGGAAACTATTCCAAAGCATTAGGTGCCATGGCCTTCTTTAGACATGAATGTGTTAAAGTTGATCCATCTCCATACAACACTTGGTTACTTACATTTAAAAATGCACTTACATCTCGCAACAATATTGATGTTATCAACAAAATAAACGAAAAGAAGTTAGGTTTGATTTTAAAGGAGGAAAATCCGTCAAGTGCCTATGATGCAGAGAATAGTCATGAAGACAGTCAGCTGTATGAAAATGACACTGTTCCTGATGACACAGAGCTGTCTATCAgacctgaaataaatgatttgtatgcTGAAATGATTTAA
- the LOC125231472 gene encoding 2-phosphoxylose phosphatase 1 isoform X1 translates to MPLTIVNKSKMIAEIMKFSFHHRAFYCYVGMSIWICFLITVMYKYISVGEDATVIKKIVQNEYMSKSDIKYRKIYLRSCNPPDSIVRGAEAMVDSDTWLLQGVLVVTRHGDRGPLTHLHGGDKLPCDTPPPSPLLKTYEEWVSNTSSAGRAWWVAGPGPFHNFPALPPRAATRCALGQLTPQGLLQMLTVGNILKEAYGEKLGLENSDPTGKRDTGDVIMYSTRYRRTFQSLAGLAWGLAGSNAGARLAKARESHSVAFCFRECACAAHHALNKKISIQAKHRLDNHPALKELVTKLSTVLFESQEHPDPDVVRDGALAHMCHDTTLPCVRRPEKQKISLKKLRQDTVPGKKLLEYEVSMDKKYESDTSNENGSSESLNRDSRLEKDKPNVKRHKMVNDDILLQRNLQEATNNNNIESDKMKQQTKKNTSETNIFEDHNVLDKDDTLEQHKHNVKGREVIRKDLSEKYLLDIENDNDKNPLKNQKETVPKRNLLDIDIDTLNMELDYINNQLDFNNEIGRKARDIIGKYYDTKDKQKAPLDFDAQMEREKLLYYQQRYMDNADAYDDVVIVKKNLDADFNFPNDARMDTDFDEEYKEPTPEITEEFCIRKDHITSLFAYLEWSYRQEIKNIHNRKRGLLLAYGLMHNIVQNMIKMISENKPKIVIYSGHDKTLQPLILALGLTNYQHYNVNYASRMIFEVYRKKDLRDEFKFTKRKAVAQDFYFRVVYNGEDVTNKLSFCKNKQSIVMKVADPIDDMKTYNTYLCPIENVVRFIHDDYFAIFNVTNFKDACATYGNLKRV, encoded by the exons ATGCCGCTTACAATTGTAAACAAAAGTAAAATGATTGCTGAAATCATGAAATTTTCGTTTCACCACAGAGCATTTTACTGCTATGTTGGAATGAGTATATGGATCTGTTTTTTAATAACGG TCATGTACAAATACATATCAGTTGGAGAAGATGCAACTGTCATCAAGAAGATTGTGCAGAATGAATACATGTCCAAAAGTGATATCAAGTATAGGAAGATATATCTACGTTCTTGTAACCCACCTGACAGTATTGTGAGGGGAGCTGAAG CCATGGTGGACAGTGATACTTGGCTTCTGCAAGGAGTGCTTGTGGTCACAAGACACGGTGACCGAGGACCCCTCACACATCTGCACGGGGGTGACAAACTGCCCTGTGACACCCCACCGCCATCTCCATTGCTGAAGAC GTATGAAGAATGGGTGTCAAACACGAGCTCGGCCGGGCGCGCGTGGTGGGTGGCGGGGCCGGGGCCCTTCCACAACTTCCCCGCGCTGCCGCCGCGCGCCGCCACGCGCTGTGCGCTCGGACAGCTCACGCCGCAAGGACTGCTGCAGATGCTGACTGTCG GCAATATTTTGAAAGAGGCTTATGGAGAAAAACTTGGGCTAGAAAATTCGGATCCAACGGGAAAACGAGACACTG gaGACGTTATAATGTACAGCACGCGATACCGCCGAACCTTCCAATCTCTAGCAGGACTCGCCTGGGGCCTAGCCGGTTCCAATGCGGGCGCTCGACTCGCGAAAGCGAGAGAGAGTCATAGCGTCGCCTTCTGCTTTCGAGAATGTGCTTGCGCGGCTCACCACGCGCTCAACAA AAAAATCAGCATCCAAGCTAAACACCGCCTAGACAACCACCCCGCACTCAAAGAGCTGGTCACCAAACTATCCACAGTCCTCTTCGAGTCGCAGGAGCACCCGGACCCCGACGTGGTCCGCGACGGCGCGCTGGCGCACATGTGCCACGACACAACACTGCCCTGCGTCAGGCGGCCCGAGAAACAGAAGATCAGCTTGAAGAAGCTGAGGCAGGATACCGTGCCGGGGAAGAAACTGCTGGAGTATGAGGTAagtatggataaaaaatatgaaagtgaTACATCTAACGAAAATGGAAGCAGCGAAAGTCTTAACAGGGATAGTAGattagagaaagataaaccaAATGTGAAAAGACATAAAATGGTTAATGACGATATCTTACTTCAAAGAAATTTACAAGAGGCAACTAATAACAATAACATTGAATCTGATAAAATGAAACAACAGACGAAAAAAAATACATCTGAAACTAACATATTTGAAGACCATAATGTTCTTGACAAGGACGATACATTAGAACAACATAAACATAATGTTAAAGGGCGTGAAGTGATCCGTAAAGATTTATCTGAAAAGTATTTGCTTGATATTGAAAACGATAATGATAAAAATCCCTTGAAAAATCAGAAAGAAACTGTGCCTAAAAGGAATTTATTAGACATAGATATAGACACTCTTAACATGGAATTGGATTACATTAACAACCAATTAGATTTCAATAATGAGATAGGACGAAAAGCTAGAGATATCATCGGTAAATATTACGATACTAAAGATAAGCAGAAGGCTCCTTTAGATTTCGATGCTCAAATGGAAAGAGAGAAGCTACTATACTATCAGCAGAGATACATGGATAATGCTGATGCATATGACGATGTTGTTATTGTTAAAAAGAATTTGGACGCAGACTTTAATTTTCCAAATGACGCTCGTATGGATACAGATTTCGATGAAGAATATAAAGAACCTACGCCAGAAATAACAGAAGAATTTTGTATAAGAAAGGACCACATTACTTCTCTATTCGCGTATTTAGAATGGAGCTACAGACAAGAaatcaaaaatatacataacagAAAACGAGGCTTGCTTTTAGCGTACGGCTTAATGCACAACATAGTGCAAAATATGATTAAAATGATCTCAGAGAATAAACCTAAAATAGTCATTTACTCAGGACATGATAAAACTCTGCAACCATTGATTTTAGCACTTGGACTCACAAATTATCAACACTACAATGTAAATTATGCCTCAAGAATGATATTCGAAGTTTACAGAAAGAAAGATTTGCGCGACGAATTCAAATTCACGAAGAGGAAAGCCGTTGCGCAAGATTTTTACTTTCGAGTCGTTTACAACGGGGAAGACGTTACTAACAAGTTAAGTTTTTGCAAAAATAAGCAGAGTATAGTGATGAAAGTAGCGGACCCGATAGACGATATGAAGACGTATAATACTTACCTATGTCCAATAGAAAACGTTGTTAGATTTATACATGACGATTATTTCGCTATTTTTAACGTGACCAACTTCAAGGATGCTTGTGCGACCTATGGGAATCTCAAGCGTGTTTAG